A stretch of the Clostridiales bacterium genome encodes the following:
- a CDS encoding family 20 glycosylhydrolase: MEMAGTEFGYRGFMLDVCRHYMPADEIRKLLDAAKILGLNRFHWHLSDDQGWRIEIRKYPKLTEIGSVRGDSYFGGTPEKERNCGYYTQREIRDIVAYAKALGIEVIPEIEIPGHAAAMLAAYPEFSCRRGENGRWENHVEISGGIFPSLLCAGNDAALDFIRDILDEVTELFPFPAVHIGGDEALKLRWRRCPDCQARMKQLGIPSEDALQRWLVLEIGKYLAGKGRNTIVWNDVLAGGTLPDYFIVQQWAEGRETTRAFMEGGGHVIRSDTDYFYLDYSYGRIDVRKIWEMPRIPAYAAEYEGQLMGIECPLWTERIASLDRAAFQLFPRLAAVAVRMREADMPWEAFRDCVAELTAEIERKTGLKGAPEELWDLSPEEAKQVRIAERERIRLPETAPVPDEGTMNLLDEAERLALKLGIPREFTLKAGDSVLAELSGQGAPENDLGAGILMHQLMEAMESRKWGAWKRIPEEIWIETMKAFPRFISEHRRSYGYDGFDRYEWTVRQAGARLFRIGELEYELAENEPVKREIGVHIPSDAKLEPDRMNESLARADAFLREYFPDWADLPKTCESWLLSPVLKELLPPDSRILRFREAFDIREDLPENDAALEWVFHVAGGQREGLDLSALPEETSLQRKMKALLLAGRKPGAAYGVLVRSFR, translated from the coding sequence TCATGCTGGATGTGTGCCGCCATTATATGCCGGCGGATGAAATCCGGAAGCTGCTGGACGCGGCGAAGATCCTGGGGCTGAACCGGTTCCACTGGCATCTTTCGGACGACCAGGGCTGGCGGATTGAAATCCGGAAATACCCGAAGCTGACGGAGATTGGCTCCGTGCGCGGGGATTCGTATTTCGGCGGGACGCCGGAGAAGGAACGCAACTGCGGGTACTATACGCAGCGGGAGATCCGGGACATCGTGGCTTACGCGAAGGCCCTCGGAATCGAGGTCATTCCGGAGATTGAGATTCCCGGCCATGCCGCGGCGATGCTGGCGGCGTATCCGGAGTTCAGCTGCCGGCGGGGAGAAAACGGCCGGTGGGAGAACCATGTGGAGATTTCGGGCGGGATCTTTCCCTCCCTGCTCTGCGCCGGGAATGACGCGGCGCTGGATTTCATCCGGGATATCCTGGACGAGGTGACGGAGCTGTTCCCGTTCCCGGCGGTGCATATCGGCGGGGACGAGGCACTGAAGCTGCGCTGGCGCCGCTGCCCGGACTGCCAGGCACGGATGAAGCAGCTGGGAATCCCCTCCGAGGACGCGCTCCAGCGGTGGCTGGTGCTGGAAATCGGGAAATACCTGGCGGGCAAGGGAAGGAATACCATCGTCTGGAATGACGTGCTCGCGGGCGGCACGCTGCCGGATTACTTTATCGTGCAGCAGTGGGCGGAAGGCAGGGAAACGACCCGCGCTTTCATGGAAGGCGGCGGGCATGTGATCCGCTCCGATACGGATTATTTCTACCTGGACTATTCCTATGGCCGGATCGACGTGCGGAAGATCTGGGAAATGCCCCGGATCCCGGCCTATGCCGCGGAATATGAAGGACAGTTAATGGGCATCGAGTGCCCGCTGTGGACGGAGCGGATTGCGAGCCTGGACCGGGCGGCGTTCCAGCTGTTCCCCCGTCTGGCGGCAGTCGCGGTGCGGATGCGGGAGGCGGATATGCCCTGGGAGGCTTTCCGGGACTGCGTGGCGGAACTGACGGCGGAGATTGAACGGAAGACCGGCCTGAAGGGCGCCCCGGAGGAATTGTGGGATCTTTCCCCGGAGGAAGCGAAACAGGTCCGGATTGCGGAACGGGAACGGATCCGCCTGCCGGAGACAGCTCCGGTACCGGATGAAGGCACAATGAACCTGCTGGATGAGGCGGAGCGCCTGGCACTGAAGCTGGGCATCCCGCGGGAGTTTACCCTGAAGGCCGGGGACAGCGTGCTGGCGGAGCTTTCCGGGCAGGGCGCGCCGGAGAACGACCTGGGCGCCGGCATCCTGATGCACCAGCTGATGGAAGCCATGGAAAGCCGGAAGTGGGGTGCCTGGAAGCGGATTCCGGAGGAGATCTGGATCGAAACCATGAAGGCGTTCCCGCGGTTTATCTCCGAGCACCGGCGGTCCTACGGCTATGATGGGTTTGACCGGTATGAATGGACGGTGCGCCAGGCCGGCGCGCGGCTGTTCCGCATCGGGGAGCTGGAATATGAGCTGGCGGAGAACGAGCCCGTAAAACGGGAAATCGGCGTGCATATCCCTTCGGACGCGAAGCTGGAGCCGGACCGGATGAATGAATCCCTCGCCCGGGCGGACGCGTTCCTGCGGGAATACTTCCCGGACTGGGCGGACCTGCCGAAAACCTGCGAAAGCTGGCTGCTTTCCCCGGTGCTGAAGGAACTGCTGCCGCCGGATTCCCGGATCCTGCGCTTCCGGGAGGCGTTCGACATCCGGGAGGACCTCCCGGAGAACGACGCGGCCCTGGAGTGGGTGTTCCATGTGGCGGGCGGCCAGCGGGAAGGCCTGGACCTTTCCGCACTGCCGGAGGAAACCTCCCTGCAGCGGAAGATGAAAGCCCTGCTGCTTGCCGGCCGGAAGCCCGGCGCCGCGTACGGCGTGCTGGTACGCTCGTTCCGGTAA
- a CDS encoding HAD-IA family hydrolase yields MTAYIWDLDGTLLDSYAVIVKGAKAAAEEAGLHDTEDEVLKGVKGESVTAYLRNASAHAGIPFEQMKERYRFFAHSLDDKITLIDGAAETLERLRCEGAEHFVYTHRGASSRPILSRLGILDCFRDIVTAEMKFKPKPSGEGVKYLLEKYGLDPADTWYVGDRAVDMYCAKDAGVNALLYLEPDPVVTPTGVEDRIVRSLREI; encoded by the coding sequence ATGACTGCATATATCTGGGACCTGGACGGAACCCTGCTGGATTCCTATGCCGTGATCGTGAAGGGCGCGAAGGCTGCCGCGGAGGAAGCCGGGCTGCATGATACGGAAGACGAAGTGCTGAAGGGCGTGAAGGGGGAATCCGTGACCGCGTACCTGCGAAACGCCAGCGCCCACGCCGGAATTCCCTTTGAGCAGATGAAGGAGCGGTACCGCTTCTTCGCCCACTCGCTGGATGATAAAATCACGCTGATCGACGGCGCGGCGGAAACCCTGGAACGGCTGCGGTGTGAAGGCGCGGAGCATTTCGTGTATACCCACCGGGGCGCGTCCTCCCGGCCGATCCTCAGCCGGCTGGGTATCCTGGACTGTTTCCGGGATATCGTGACGGCGGAGATGAAGTTCAAACCCAAACCCTCCGGGGAAGGCGTGAAGTACCTGCTGGAGAAGTATGGCCTGGACCCGGCGGACACCTGGTATGTGGGGGACCGGGCGGTGGATATGTACTGCGCGAAGGACGCGGGGGTCAACGCCCTGCTGTACCTGGAGCCGGATCCCGTGGTGACGCCCACGGGTGTGGAGGACCGGATTGTCCGTTCCCTCCGGGAAATCTGA
- a CDS encoding nucleotidyl transferase AbiEii/AbiGii toxin family protein, producing the protein MASIREMIRQARAQGFLDDNAESKVCQDIILKALSESSLCRNATIKGGVVMRSITHDSRRATQDMDIDFIRYSISDDSIRAFIMALDCLPDIQIVQTGTITELKQQDYHGKRVHIRISDHTGDAIESKIDLGVHKHLQIEQEEYCFDIGCYDNGANLLINTKEQMFAEKLRSLLKFGPNSTRYKDIFDMYYLSEYVDVSKLKECIHEFIFADPGMRENSMEDVNKRIKRTFENESYVKNLTASRHNWLAENPRDVLSTLRSFLQKL; encoded by the coding sequence ATGGCTTCAATCAGAGAAATGATACGACAGGCTCGTGCACAGGGCTTTCTGGATGACAATGCCGAATCAAAGGTATGCCAGGATATTATTCTGAAGGCACTCTCAGAAAGTTCACTTTGCAGAAACGCAACAATCAAGGGAGGTGTGGTCATGCGCAGCATCACCCACGATTCAAGGCGTGCCACACAGGATATGGATATTGATTTTATTCGCTATTCCATCAGTGATGATTCGATTCGTGCTTTCATTATGGCGCTTGATTGTCTTCCGGATATTCAAATTGTCCAGACAGGCACAATCACTGAACTGAAACAACAGGACTATCATGGAAAGCGGGTCCATATCAGGATTTCAGATCACACAGGAGATGCCATTGAAAGCAAAATAGATCTTGGCGTTCACAAGCATCTGCAGATCGAGCAGGAAGAATACTGCTTTGATATTGGATGCTATGACAACGGCGCCAATTTATTAATCAATACAAAAGAACAGATGTTCGCTGAAAAGCTCCGGTCATTGCTGAAATTCGGGCCAAACTCCACTCGCTATAAAGATATTTTTGATATGTACTACCTTTCGGAATACGTTGATGTCTCAAAGCTGAAGGAATGCATACACGAATTCATTTTTGCTGATCCGGGAATGCGGGAAAACAGTATGGAAGATGTGAATAAAAGAATAAAGCGTACGTTCGAAAATGAGAGCTATGTTAAAAACCTTACGGCAAGCAGACATAACTGGCTGGCTGAGAATCCCCGGGATGTTCTTTCCACATTGAGATCGTTCCTGCAGAAATTATGA
- a CDS encoding glycoside hydrolase family 2 gives MQKLYTTAGEALSGIPWDVYPRPQMVRKDWLCLNGEWDFEYRGTKTEIRVPFCPESLLSGVETQMEYGREMTYTRRFTLPEGWKGMRILLHFGAVSRMAVVRVNGNGAAVHGESYLPFTADITELVHEGENELSVTAVNDLSHRHPWGKQKEKRGGMWYTPVSGIWQTVWLEPVPLWYIRSLSIRTEGDTAEITAEGADAGTVELEGKRYPLVGGKARIRVENPEYWCPENPRLYRFTVEAGQDRVESYFALRTLEIRTVAGKPRLCLNGKPYFFHGLLDQGYWSDGLYTPASPECYEADIRAMKGLGFNMLRKHIKIEPEQFYYDCDRLGMVVFQDMVNCGEYRFLRDTILPTARLGPKKDTRLNRDPEAREHFLEAMDETVRLLGNHPCICLWTIFNEGWGQFCADDAYRRLKALDGTRFIDSTSGWFKQRESDVESLHIYFKPLRIGEENRPQFLSEFGGWCLKYPEHSFNLEKTYGYKKYTDRETFVQDLRKLYLEQVLPLIPKGLSAAVYTQVSDVEDETNGLVTFDRKVQKISPEEFRDVSEQLLAAVPGGSAE, from the coding sequence ATGCAGAAACTGTATACGACCGCCGGAGAAGCGCTTTCCGGCATCCCGTGGGACGTATATCCCAGGCCGCAGATGGTCCGGAAGGACTGGCTGTGCCTGAACGGGGAATGGGATTTTGAATACCGGGGCACGAAGACGGAAATCCGGGTGCCCTTCTGCCCGGAAAGCCTGCTTTCGGGCGTGGAAACGCAGATGGAATACGGCCGGGAGATGACGTATACCCGGCGCTTTACGCTGCCGGAAGGCTGGAAGGGAATGCGGATCCTGCTGCACTTCGGCGCGGTGAGCCGCATGGCGGTGGTCCGCGTGAACGGGAACGGCGCGGCGGTTCACGGGGAAAGCTACCTGCCGTTTACCGCGGACATCACGGAGCTGGTGCACGAGGGGGAGAACGAGCTCTCCGTCACTGCCGTCAACGACCTTTCCCACCGGCATCCCTGGGGAAAACAGAAAGAAAAGCGCGGCGGCATGTGGTACACGCCGGTGTCCGGCATCTGGCAGACGGTGTGGCTGGAGCCGGTGCCGCTGTGGTATATCCGCTCCCTCTCGATCCGCACAGAGGGGGACACCGCGGAGATCACCGCGGAAGGCGCGGACGCGGGCACGGTGGAACTGGAAGGTAAGCGGTATCCCCTGGTCGGGGGAAAGGCGCGCATCCGGGTGGAGAACCCGGAGTACTGGTGCCCGGAGAACCCGCGCCTGTACCGCTTCACCGTGGAGGCCGGGCAGGATCGGGTGGAGTCCTACTTCGCCCTGCGGACGCTGGAGATTCGCACCGTGGCGGGGAAGCCGCGGCTGTGCCTGAACGGGAAGCCGTACTTCTTCCACGGCCTGCTGGACCAGGGCTACTGGAGCGACGGGCTGTACACGCCCGCTTCGCCGGAATGCTATGAGGCGGACATCCGGGCCATGAAAGGCCTGGGCTTCAACATGCTGCGGAAGCATATCAAGATTGAGCCGGAGCAGTTCTACTACGACTGTGACCGCCTGGGCATGGTGGTTTTCCAGGATATGGTCAACTGCGGGGAATACCGCTTCCTGCGGGATACGATCCTGCCGACCGCGAGGCTGGGGCCGAAGAAGGATACCCGGCTGAACCGGGATCCGGAAGCGCGGGAACACTTCCTGGAGGCGATGGACGAAACCGTGCGCCTGCTGGGGAACCATCCCTGCATCTGCCTGTGGACGATCTTCAACGAGGGCTGGGGACAGTTCTGCGCGGATGACGCCTACCGCCGCCTGAAGGCGCTGGACGGGACGCGGTTCATCGACAGCACCTCCGGCTGGTTCAAACAACGGGAGAGCGACGTGGAGAGCCTGCATATCTACTTCAAACCCCTGCGGATTGGGGAGGAAAACCGCCCGCAGTTCCTGTCGGAATTCGGCGGCTGGTGTCTGAAATACCCGGAGCACAGCTTCAACCTGGAAAAGACATACGGGTATAAGAAGTATACGGACCGGGAAACCTTTGTGCAGGACTTGCGGAAGCTGTACCTGGAGCAGGTGCTCCCGCTGATTCCGAAGGGACTTTCCGCGGCGGTGTATACGCAGGTGTCCGACGTGGAGGACGAAACCAACGGCCTGGTGACCTTTGACCGGAAAGTGCAGAAAATATCCCCGGAGGAATTCCGGGACGTATCGGAGCAGCTGCTCGCTGCCGTTCCGGGCGGGAGCGCTGAATGA
- a CDS encoding MFS transporter, with protein sequence MKKNRKFWIALIIFSLTGQVAWVVENMYFNVFIYKMFRASASDIALMVTASAVAATLTTILMGALSDRIGKRKIFMCAGYIAWGVSIIAFALIRADVISAVFGSAVAAASVGITLVIILDCVMTFFGSTANDAAYNAWLTDSTDAGNRGAAEGINSMMPLISILVVFGGFMGFDLDQASSWTTIYCIIGGLVLLIGILGFFLVEEAPVKQPDSLGYFATILYGFRPDVIRKNTTLYLSMIAFMVFNISIQIFMPYLIIYYEQTLGMADYVLIMAPAIILAAVVTFCFGRLVDRFGFRRMVLQAMMLLMTGFILLWLVPSRIPAEGLGMKIPVFIGSLLMMSGYLSGMATFGTQLRNYTPEHMAGRFQGLRILSQVLIPGIIGPQIGAWVLRDAPVIANSDGTTSFLPSADIFQAAMIVLSVVIAGLAVWLTRANFQPEVGENNKNQPTRH encoded by the coding sequence ATGAAGAAAAACAGGAAATTCTGGATTGCGCTGATCATCTTCTCCCTCACCGGGCAGGTGGCCTGGGTGGTGGAGAACATGTACTTCAACGTGTTCATCTACAAGATGTTCCGGGCGTCCGCTTCGGACATCGCGCTGATGGTCACCGCCAGCGCGGTGGCGGCCACGCTGACCACCATCCTGATGGGCGCACTGTCCGACCGCATCGGGAAACGGAAGATCTTCATGTGCGCCGGGTATATCGCCTGGGGCGTCTCGATCATCGCGTTTGCCCTGATCCGGGCGGACGTGATCTCCGCTGTGTTCGGCTCGGCGGTGGCCGCGGCATCTGTCGGAATCACGCTGGTGATCATCCTGGACTGCGTGATGACCTTCTTCGGCTCCACGGCCAATGACGCGGCGTACAACGCCTGGCTCACCGATTCCACGGACGCGGGCAACCGCGGCGCGGCGGAGGGCATCAACTCCATGATGCCGCTGATCTCCATCCTGGTGGTGTTCGGCGGGTTCATGGGCTTTGACCTGGACCAGGCGTCCAGCTGGACCACGATTTACTGCATTATCGGCGGCCTGGTGCTGCTGATCGGCATCCTGGGGTTCTTCCTCGTGGAGGAGGCCCCGGTGAAACAGCCGGACAGCCTGGGGTATTTCGCCACTATCCTGTACGGCTTCCGGCCGGACGTGATCCGGAAGAACACCACCCTGTACCTGTCCATGATCGCTTTCATGGTGTTCAATATCTCCATCCAGATCTTCATGCCGTACCTGATCATCTACTATGAGCAGACGCTGGGCATGGCGGACTATGTACTGATTATGGCGCCGGCCATCATCCTGGCGGCTGTGGTTACGTTCTGCTTCGGCCGGCTGGTGGACCGCTTCGGTTTCCGGAGGATGGTGCTGCAGGCGATGATGCTGCTGATGACCGGGTTTATCCTGCTGTGGCTGGTTCCGTCCCGGATCCCGGCGGAAGGCCTGGGGATGAAGATCCCGGTGTTCATCGGATCCCTGCTGATGATGTCCGGTTACCTCAGCGGTATGGCGACATTCGGTACCCAGCTGCGCAACTACACGCCGGAGCATATGGCCGGCCGGTTCCAGGGCCTGCGGATTCTCAGCCAGGTGCTGATTCCGGGCATCATCGGCCCGCAGATCGGCGCCTGGGTACTCCGGGACGCGCCGGTGATTGCCAACAGCGACGGCACCACCTCCTTCCTGCCCAGCGCGGATATCTTCCAGGCGGCGATGATCGTGCTGTCTGTCGTGATCGCGGGACTGGCGGTATGGCTGACGCGCGCCAATTTCCAACCGGAGGTTGGAGAAAATAATAAAAATCAACCAACGCGTCATTGA
- a CDS encoding helix-turn-helix transcriptional regulator, translating to MNGIRINEQIAFLRREKGITQETLAKHLNVTNQTVSKWESGQCYPDIQLLPEIADFFGISVDELLGHAANSGLESLCLALKNHFTALPAEECFDHAYRLAAQLHEAVMTGGYKQSVPWEEKDYAKEPAARWGLSAWNEAEGSSVRCGDTVLFTGSRAWSRMKKSDIRNVARELETLSDEDALKALFALQDLTVNDPDRYVSAAEIAEKARMTPEAVERILGDLPLAVREDGDGEQFRISGAAAWLPSVLALLRGPLPEDIENS from the coding sequence ATGAACGGAATCAGAATCAATGAACAGATCGCGTTCCTGCGGCGCGAAAAGGGCATCACGCAGGAGACGCTCGCGAAGCACCTGAACGTGACCAACCAGACGGTTTCCAAATGGGAAAGCGGGCAGTGCTATCCGGATATCCAGCTGCTGCCGGAAATCGCGGATTTCTTCGGGATTTCCGTGGATGAACTGCTGGGTCATGCCGCGAACAGCGGGCTGGAATCCCTGTGCCTGGCGCTGAAGAACCATTTCACTGCCCTGCCGGCTGAAGAATGCTTCGACCATGCGTACCGCCTGGCGGCGCAGCTGCATGAGGCTGTGATGACCGGCGGATATAAGCAGAGTGTCCCGTGGGAGGAAAAGGATTACGCGAAGGAACCGGCAGCCCGGTGGGGACTGTCTGCCTGGAACGAGGCGGAGGGAAGCTCCGTGCGCTGCGGGGATACGGTCCTGTTTACCGGCAGCCGGGCCTGGAGCCGGATGAAGAAATCCGATATCCGGAACGTCGCGAGGGAGCTGGAAACGCTGTCCGACGAGGACGCGCTGAAGGCGCTGTTTGCCCTGCAGGACCTGACCGTGAACGATCCGGACCGCTATGTATCCGCGGCAGAGATTGCGGAAAAGGCCCGGATGACCCCGGAAGCGGTGGAACGGATCCTGGGTGACCTGCCGCTGGCCGTCCGGGAGGACGGAGACGGGGAACAGTTCCGCATCAGCGGCGCGGCGGCATGGCTTCCGTCGGTGCTTGCGCTGCTCCGCGGACCGCTGCCGGAGGATATAGAAAACAGTTGA
- the rsgA gene encoding ribosome small subunit-dependent GTPase A, with product MLTGSLRFRGDFPVVGDYVEITENPYGDSLIREVCPRRSVFRRPDRGGHGDAFVKNLMMEPLIANMDYVFIITSLNRDFSVNRIARYAAMAVSGGAVPVAVLTKADLCKDPQEKEAEVAALSRDLKVVTISSVTGYGLDRLREYFRPGVTIALLGSSGAGKSTLVNTLAGREIMDTGGIREEDSKGRHTTTHRELIDLDGVSIIDTPGLRELGVADADEGLAGTFTDIAELISLCRFSDCTHGNEPGCAVRRALEDGSLPPDRWETYRRLEAENNWSKRMKNKQEMKIAMARQRMGRGK from the coding sequence GTGCTGACCGGCAGCCTGCGCTTCCGCGGGGATTTCCCGGTGGTCGGGGACTATGTGGAGATTACGGAAAACCCGTATGGCGACAGCCTGATCCGGGAGGTCTGCCCGCGCAGGAGCGTATTCCGGCGGCCGGACCGCGGCGGGCACGGGGACGCCTTTGTGAAGAACCTGATGATGGAACCGCTGATCGCCAATATGGACTATGTGTTTATTATCACATCCCTGAACCGCGACTTCAGCGTCAACCGGATTGCCCGGTACGCGGCCATGGCGGTATCGGGCGGCGCGGTGCCGGTGGCGGTGCTGACCAAGGCAGACCTGTGCAAAGACCCGCAGGAAAAAGAAGCGGAGGTTGCCGCACTGAGCAGGGACCTGAAGGTGGTCACCATCAGCTCGGTGACCGGATACGGCCTGGACCGGCTGCGGGAATACTTCAGGCCGGGCGTGACCATCGCCCTGCTGGGCTCCTCCGGCGCGGGAAAATCCACCCTGGTCAATACCCTGGCAGGGCGCGAAATCATGGATACCGGCGGGATCCGGGAGGAGGACTCCAAGGGCCGGCATACGACCACCCACCGGGAACTGATTGACCTGGACGGCGTATCCATCATTGACACGCCCGGACTGCGGGAGCTGGGTGTGGCGGACGCGGACGAAGGCCTGGCCGGCACCTTCACGGATATCGCGGAACTGATCAGCCTGTGCCGCTTCTCGGACTGCACCCACGGGAACGAACCGGGCTGCGCGGTCCGCCGGGCACTGGAGGACGGCTCCCTGCCGCCGGACCGCTGGGAGACGTATCGCCGGCTGGAGGCGGAAAACAACTGGAGCAAGCGGATGAAAAACAAGCAGGAAATGAAGATTGCCATGGCCCGGCAGCGGATGGGACGGGGAAAATAA
- a CDS encoding ATP-binding protein: protein MPESEGRKAFLRKQFFRLLPVQILLIAIGCLNSVIDGAVASSHLGADAMAVIGLYSPLAKLVDASIAVFLGGTQILCGRFLGKNEVENTQQAFSLDIVVTSCFSGLLMVLCLAAPGAVAGALGGSGEIRNDLSMYLLGMSFGIPCQMIGSQLSAFLQLERQEKRTYTGIAVMVVLNVGLDLLLVPALGFLGLGLATSASNLAFCAIQIYFFLTDKATIRFRFRSARLKHLKEILHLGLPGALVQGCLMVRGLVLNQILLNFCAPYGLPAFSAVNAFGCLYCAVYLGMGSATRLLSSVYIGEEDRASLADTLKTALTWGLLMVTAEAALTFVLAVPFASLFFTPVDGAWDPAVLFFRVFPLSVPLSAVFIVFNNYYQSLGRMKIVNVLSVMDGAAGMCLFSILLAPSQGSTGVWAAQVLNGVATLLLIPVCVWVTLKRMPRNLEDMMLLPEGFGVPDGDRMDIAVGSEAEALQFSDRVIAFCLDHGIEKKRAYAAGLCLEEMAVNVIRHGFRGEKNENVIVRVVYKGGELMIRLKDSCPPFNPKERAELFDPEDKAHNIGIRMASRLSRKMEYQFILGLNVLTLTL from the coding sequence ATGCCGGAATCCGAAGGAAGGAAAGCATTCCTGCGAAAACAGTTTTTCCGCCTGCTGCCGGTGCAGATCCTGCTGATCGCCATCGGCTGCCTGAACAGCGTGATCGACGGCGCGGTGGCTTCCTCGCACCTGGGCGCGGACGCCATGGCGGTGATCGGGCTGTACTCGCCCCTGGCGAAGCTGGTGGACGCGTCCATCGCCGTTTTCCTCGGCGGCACGCAGATCCTGTGCGGCCGTTTCCTGGGGAAGAACGAGGTGGAGAATACCCAGCAGGCCTTCTCGCTGGATATCGTGGTGACATCGTGCTTTTCCGGCCTGCTGATGGTGCTGTGCCTGGCGGCGCCGGGCGCGGTTGCCGGCGCGCTCGGCGGCAGCGGAGAAATCCGGAATGACCTTTCCATGTACCTGCTGGGGATGTCCTTCGGGATTCCCTGCCAGATGATCGGATCACAGCTGTCCGCGTTCCTGCAGCTGGAGCGGCAGGAGAAGCGGACGTATACGGGAATTGCGGTGATGGTCGTGCTGAACGTCGGCCTGGACCTGCTGCTGGTTCCCGCGCTGGGTTTCCTGGGCCTGGGGCTGGCGACTTCCGCCAGCAACCTGGCGTTCTGCGCCATCCAGATTTACTTCTTCCTGACGGATAAGGCAACGATCCGCTTCCGGTTCAGGAGCGCGCGGCTGAAGCACCTGAAGGAGATCCTGCATCTCGGCCTGCCCGGCGCGCTGGTGCAGGGCTGCCTGATGGTCCGCGGACTGGTGCTGAACCAGATCCTGCTGAACTTCTGCGCACCGTACGGCCTGCCGGCTTTCTCGGCGGTGAACGCTTTCGGCTGCCTGTACTGCGCCGTATACCTGGGCATGGGCTCCGCCACCCGCCTGCTGAGCAGCGTTTATATTGGGGAGGAAGACCGCGCAAGCCTGGCGGATACGCTGAAGACCGCACTGACGTGGGGCCTGCTGATGGTGACCGCGGAGGCGGCCTTGACCTTTGTGCTGGCCGTTCCGTTCGCTTCGCTGTTCTTTACGCCCGTGGACGGGGCGTGGGATCCGGCGGTGCTGTTCTTCCGGGTCTTCCCGCTGAGTGTGCCGCTCAGCGCTGTGTTCATCGTGTTCAACAACTATTACCAGAGCCTGGGCCGGATGAAGATCGTTAACGTCCTTTCGGTGATGGACGGCGCTGCCGGAATGTGCCTGTTCAGTATCCTGCTGGCGCCCTCCCAGGGATCCACGGGCGTATGGGCAGCCCAGGTGCTCAACGGGGTTGCGACGCTGCTGCTGATTCCGGTCTGCGTGTGGGTGACCCTGAAGCGCATGCCCCGGAACCTGGAGGATATGATGCTGCTGCCGGAGGGCTTCGGCGTTCCGGACGGGGACCGGATGGATATCGCGGTCGGGAGCGAGGCGGAAGCGCTGCAGTTCTCCGACCGGGTGATTGCCTTCTGCCTGGACCACGGAATTGAAAAGAAGCGGGCGTACGCCGCGGGCCTCTGCCTGGAGGAAATGGCGGTGAACGTTATCCGGCACGGGTTCCGTGGGGAAAAGAACGAAAACGTGATCGTCCGGGTGGTGTACAAGGGCGGGGAGCTGATGATCCGACTGAAGGACAGCTGCCCGCCGTTCAACCCGAAGGAACGGGCGGAGCTGTTCGATCCGGAGGACAAGGCGCACAACATCGGCATCCGGATGGCCAGCCGCCTGAGCCGGAAAATGGAATACCAGTTTATCCTGGGACTGAATGTGCTGACGCTGACGCTGTAA